From the Nitrospirota bacterium genome, the window AGGGCAGGCTGGATATGGTATGTCGCCCTTCGTGACAGGTTAAGGCCGGATTCTGATTTCAATGATGCGGCGAATCTCACGGCAGTAGCAGCCGGTGAACTCTACGGCAGCGGGAGCCTCGAGCATAAGGCGGTGAAGGAGGCGTGGGCTGCGGTGGGTATTTCCGGGTAAATAGGAGCATTTTCAGGTGAACCGTCATGAGCCCTTCGACTGTTCGACAAGCTCACAGCTCAGGGCTCACCAGGGTTCACGAAAACGTCATTCCCGCGTAAGCGGGAATCCAGAACCGGGGCCAGATTCTGGATTCCCACTTGCGTGGGAATGACGGGTGAAAAATCCTGCGGAGCCAGGTTCCGTGGGAATGACGGGTATACAGGGATTTTCGAGTGAACCGTCATGAACCCTTCGACTATTCGGCAAGCTCACAGCTGAGGGCTCACCAGGGTTCACGAAAACGTCATTCCCGCGTAAGCGGGAATCCAGAACCGGGGCCAGGTTCTGGATTCCCACTTGCGTGGGAATGACGGGTGAAAAATCCTGTGGGGCCAGGTTCCGTGGGAATGACGGGTAGATAGGAGCATTTGCAGGTGAAGCTTTATTTTAAAAGGACAGGCGGTCTGGCCGCTATTTCTCTCTCTGTTACGCTGGATACTGATGTACTTCCGGCCGGGGATGCCAGATTCCTCCATAAGCTGGTAGACGCCGTCTCCTTTTTTGATCTGCCTGAATTAATGCGGTCAGCCACGCCTGGGATTGACCGGTTCCGTTACGAAATAAAGCTTGAGGCAGAGGGACGTGTCAAGACCATTGAAATAGATGAGTCAGCGGTACCGGAAATATTGAGACCCCTGCTCGAGTATCTTACCGGGCTGGCACGCAGGAAAAGATGAAGAGGGTTAGGGTGGGTGTGGGTCCCCATGCAACGCTATCGAAGAATGCAATCGTGATGCTCGATTTCAGATAAAACCCCGGACGATAAAGTTTTCATTCTTTAGTGACGGTTTATTATAAGTAAGCCGTGCACCTGATTTGTCTGTGACAATGCCTCCGGCAACCTCCACTATACATTGCCCTGCCGCTGTATCCCATTCCATTGTAGGATTGAACCGGGGATAAATGTCAGCCGCACCTTCAGCCACAGCACAAAACTTCAAAGAACTACCGAAGGATTTCTTCTCCTTAACCCTGAGAGTACTGACGAATTGTTCTTCTTCCTTTGAACTATGCAGGCGGCTTCCAACAACGACCAGGCCGTCTTCAGGAGCAGTTTTTCTTACAAATATCCTTGCCGCCTCGTCTTTACCCGATGCCTTCCATGCCCCTTTATCTGTCGAAGCATAATACAGCAATCCCTTTGCCGGCACATAAATTACGCCGAGTACAGGCCCGTCACCCTTTATGAGCGCTATATTGACTGTGAAGTCCCCTCTTCTGCCGATGAACTCCTTTGTACCGTCAAGGGGGTCCACAAGCCAGAAGTAGTTCCAATCCTTTCGCTCATTATGCAGCGGTATATTTCCTTCTTCTGAGATGCATGGGATATCGCCATACTTCGCCTGTAATCCCTGAATAATAATGTTATGAGCGGCTGTATCCGCAGCTGTTAGGGGCGAATTGTCTTCCTTGTATTCCACCGCATGATCTGTTTCATAGTACTCCATAATGGCCTCTCCGGCCTTTTTTGCTATGCGGATTATGTGGCTGAGATCAATATTCACCCGGAAAACCCCGTTATATACCACATCCTAAAATGCTCCTGTGTACCTGTCATTCCCACGGAACCTGTCCCCGCAGGATTTAAGCGGGTAGTGGGAATCCAGAACCAGGCCCCGGTCTGGATTCCCGCTTCCGCGGGAATGACGTTTTCTCAATTGCCTGTGGGCCCTGAGCTGTGAGCGTGCCGAACAGTCGAAGGGCTTATGACGGTTCACCCGGCTCACGGTAGATACTATCATATTGAAATGAATAAGGGGACAGATTTGTTTTATGATACGACAGGGGAGTTGAAAGTTGATTCTACGGATGGTAGAATGCCAATAATTATAGATATACGATGTATTCCTCTCAAATGTGAGGGGCAGTATGGAGAGGGGGTAAATTATGCCAATAGATCCTGTATGCGGGATGGAGGTAGATCCTGCTGATTCAGCGGGAACGAGCAGTTATAAAGGTGAGACCATATATTTCTGCAATCCAGTCTGCAAAGAGCGGTTTGATGCTGACCCGGAATCTTTTATGACAGGCAGTGGGGCGATGGGCATGGCGGCCCTGGAGGGGGTAAGCCCTCATGAGACTGCAAAAGACCTGGTTTGCGGCATGGTGGTGGAAAAGGGGAAGTCGCTCAAGGCTGAGATTGGGGGGAGGGCATACTACTTCTGCAGTGAGGGGTGTCTCAGGACATTTGAGGCGCCGGAGGAAGAGCTCAAAAGCATGAAGAAGAGGGTCTCCATCGCCCTTGCAGGAGTTGTAATCCTTGCCATGTTCCGTGCCGCCGTTTTCCTCGGGCTTGCGGCAGGGGCAACTGTGCTCACCTGGGCGCCGATCCCTCAACTACCCTGGTTTACATGGGGGGTGTGGCTCTTTATCCTGGTAACACCTGTTCAGTTCATTGGCGGCTGGGGGTTCTACACCGGGGCCTACAATGCAGTAAAAAACAGGATGATCAACATGGACTTTCTCATTGCCCTTGGTACATCTGTCGCATATATCTATTCAGTAATAGTGATCTTTGCCCCCGACATACTGCCGGTTAAGGTGGATGAGCGTGCGGTCTACTTCGAGGTCTCCGCAGTAATTATCGCCTTTGTCCTGCTTGGTAAATATATGGAGGAGATCATAAAGAAGAGGTCGTCGGCAGCTGTCAGGAAACTACTGGACCTTAAGCCTCAGACTGCAAGGGTAATCAGAGATGGCGAGGAGATGGAGATACCGGCAGAGTTTGTGCGCGTAGATGATGTGGTAGTCGTCAGACCCGGAGAGAAAATACCTGCGGATGGTGTAGTGATGGAAGGGGCGTCTTCAGTGGATGAGAAGATGATAACCGGTGAGTCCATGCCAGTTGAAAAGAAGGCAGGAGACGAGATAACTGGCGCTACCATCAATAAGTCCGGTACGTTTAAGTTCAGGGCAAAAAGGGTGGGGTCAGAGACTACATTGAGTCAGATCATAAGGCTGGTGGAGGAGGCGCAGGCATCTACTGCGCCGATTCAGCGGATAGCAGACAAGGCTACCGGCTACTTTGTTCCGGCAATAATAAGCGCATCACTCATTGCCTTTTTTGGCTGGTGGCTGGCCGGCAACTTTGCACAGGGTCTGCTCTCATTTGTAGCAGTGCTTATTATAGCCTGCCCGTGCGCACTTGGTATTGCGACACCTGCAGCGCTGATGGTAGGTGTTGGAAAGGGGGCAGAGGCAGGGATACTGATCAGGGGAGGGGAGTATCTCGAGCGTGCGCAGAAGCTATCTACTGTTGTGTTTGATAAGACAGGGACACTGACTAAGGGAGAGCCGTCGGTGACAGACATTGTACGGAATACGGAGTGCGAGGTGCGGAATGAACCTCTGATGAGCCGGGGCTCACAAAGGCAAACGGAAATCCCCCTTAGTCCCCCTTTTTCAAAGGGGGAAACGATTTTCCCCCCTTTGGAAAAGGGGGGAGAGGGGGGATTTGAACGAGGTTTTTCAGGTGAAGAAGATGAAATTCTGCGACTGGCTGCCATTGCAGAAAAGGGCTCTGAGCACCCGCTTGGCGAGGCCATTTTAAAGGCCGCAAAAATGCGGGGGATGGAAGTACCTGATGCCGGTTCGTTCGAGGCGGTTCCGGGCCAGGGGGTGCGGGTTGACTACAATGGCTCAACGATACTCCTGGGTAACAGGAGACTAATGGAGGCCAACGGATTTGCCGTAGACGGAAGCACTGAAGACACGCTAAGGAGACTTGAAGAGCAGGGAAAGACGGCCATGCTGCTTGCAGAAGCGAACTACCCCCCTTTGGAAAAGGGGGGAGCGGGGGGATCCGATCACGGCCTTACCGGTGGAAGGGATAGCAAGATCCTGGGTGTCATTGCCGTGGCAGATACCCTCAAGGAAAACTCGCTTGAGGCTGTCAGGGCCCTTGAAAAAGAAAAGGTTAAGGTCATCATGCTTACCGGTGATAATGAACGGACGGCAAGGGCCATAGCAGGACAGCTCGGCATAAATAATGTCATAGCAAATGTCCTTCCGGGTGAGAAGGCAGGGGTGATTAAAGACCTGCAGGCTAAAGGCGAGGTTGTGGCAATGGTTGGAGATGGTATAAATGACGCGCCTGCCCTTGCCCAGGCGGATATTGGGATTGCAATTGGAGGTGGTTCTGATGTCGCAAAGGAGACCGGGGGGATAATCCTGGTCAGGGATAACGTGCGGGATGTTGTATCGGCTATACGGTTATCAAAGGCAACAATGAGAAAAATAAAGCAAAACCTCTTCTGGGCCTTTGCATACAACTCTATTGGTATTCCAATTGCGGCCATCGGACTATTAAATCCCATGATAGCAGCAGCTGCCATGTCCCTGAGCTCAGTCTCAGTAGTGACAAATTCAGCAATGCTGAAGAGGGTGAAGATTTAATTAGTAAACCCCTGGCCTAAAAAAGGCCGTAGCGCAGGTCTCTGTCTGACATGAGCCCGGGCTCGCAAGTTTTACGAAAACGTCATTCCCGCGCAAGCGGGAATCCAGACTGATGGCTTGGTTCTGGATTCCCACTCCCCGCTTAAGTCATGCGGGGACAAGTTCCGTGGGAATGACAGGTAGATGTGTCTTTTGTGCCTTTGTGGTAAATAACGGGGATTTTCAGATGAAGCAGGATACTATTTACATAGATGAAATGTGTTGTGAGAATGAGGCGCAAATGGTCAAGGCCTGCGTTCAAGGAGTGAACGGCGTAAGCGGGTGCGAGGCCAATCTTGTTTCAAGGACGCTCAAGGTATCCTATGACCCGGCAGTCCTTTCTCTCGATGAACTCATTGCGGCGATAGACAAGACCGGCATGAAGGCCGCCCTGCAAAGAGCGGGAAAGGCAAAGCAGCCCGATATGCCCTGGTGGAAGCAACCTAGGCTGTTTACCCTCCTGATCTGTGGATTCTTTATCTTCGCCGGCTTTGTTACTGAAGTAATACTCAGCATCCCTCACGGACAGGCCAGGCTGCTTTATGCCATTGCAATCTTAGTTGGTGGTTACTACCCTGCAAAGATGGGCCTCACAGCCCTTAAGACGCTGACACCGAACATAAGGACGCTTATGGTTGTTGGCGCTGTCGGGGCGTTAATACTTGGACTCTGGGAAGAGTCCGCACTCCTTGTCTTTATATACTCCCTTGGTGATGTCCTGGAGGCCTATGCAACAGACAGGGTTAGGGGGTCTGTGCGTGCACTGATGGGGCTCGCGCCAAAGGATGCCTCTGTCAGGAAAAATGGCGGGCTTGTTACCATCAATGTGGATGAAATCGGGATTGGAGATATTGTCATCATTAAGCCCGGGGAGAGGATACCTCTTGACGGTGAGGTCATCTCCGGCAATTCATCTGTAAATCAGGCCCCTATCACAGGCGAGTCAATGCCTGTATCAAAGGTTCCTGGTGATGAAGTCTTTGCAGGAAGCATTAATCAGAGGGGCTCTCTGGAGGTCAGGGTATCAAAGCCGTTTCAGGATACGACATTAGGGAGGATAATACATTATGTAGAAGAGGCAGAGTCCCGGAAATCAGGATACCAGCGGTTTGGAGAGACCTTCGGCAGATACTACACCCCCTTCATGTTTGCCCTTGCTATTGTTGTGATGGTACTGCCTTCAATAATCTTTGGCAATTTCCCGGGATGGTTTTACAGGGGACTTGTAGTCCTTGTGGTC encodes:
- the cysQ gene encoding 3'(2'),5'-bisphosphate nucleotidase CysQ is translated as MEYYETDHAVEYKEDNSPLTAADTAAHNIIIQGLQAKYGDIPCISEEGNIPLHNERKDWNYFWLVDPLDGTKEFIGRRGDFTVNIALIKGDGPVLGVIYVPAKGLLYYASTDKGAWKASGKDEAARIFVRKTAPEDGLVVVGSRLHSSKEEEQFVSTLRVKEKKSFGSSLKFCAVAEGAADIYPRFNPTMEWDTAAGQCIVEVAGGIVTDKSGARLTYNKPSLKNENFIVRGFI
- a CDS encoding HAD-IC family P-type ATPase; translated protein: MPIDPVCGMEVDPADSAGTSSYKGETIYFCNPVCKERFDADPESFMTGSGAMGMAALEGVSPHETAKDLVCGMVVEKGKSLKAEIGGRAYYFCSEGCLRTFEAPEEELKSMKKRVSIALAGVVILAMFRAAVFLGLAAGATVLTWAPIPQLPWFTWGVWLFILVTPVQFIGGWGFYTGAYNAVKNRMINMDFLIALGTSVAYIYSVIVIFAPDILPVKVDERAVYFEVSAVIIAFVLLGKYMEEIIKKRSSAAVRKLLDLKPQTARVIRDGEEMEIPAEFVRVDDVVVVRPGEKIPADGVVMEGASSVDEKMITGESMPVEKKAGDEITGATINKSGTFKFRAKRVGSETTLSQIIRLVEEAQASTAPIQRIADKATGYFVPAIISASLIAFFGWWLAGNFAQGLLSFVAVLIIACPCALGIATPAALMVGVGKGAEAGILIRGGEYLERAQKLSTVVFDKTGTLTKGEPSVTDIVRNTECEVRNEPLMSRGSQRQTEIPLSPPFSKGETIFPPLEKGGEGGFERGFSGEEDEILRLAAIAEKGSEHPLGEAILKAAKMRGMEVPDAGSFEAVPGQGVRVDYNGSTILLGNRRLMEANGFAVDGSTEDTLRRLEEQGKTAMLLAEANYPPLEKGGAGGSDHGLTGGRDSKILGVIAVADTLKENSLEAVRALEKEKVKVIMLTGDNERTARAIAGQLGINNVIANVLPGEKAGVIKDLQAKGEVVAMVGDGINDAPALAQADIGIAIGGGSDVAKETGGIILVRDNVRDVVSAIRLSKATMRKIKQNLFWAFAYNSIGIPIAAIGLLNPMIAAAAMSLSSVSVVTNSAMLKRVKI